In uncultured Bacteroides sp., one genomic interval encodes:
- a CDS encoding DUF4292 domain-containing protein produces MRKSDLKCRCKKTTILGFSVICLVLALSACKSAKSLSKPAAAITENLDYLGSVANNTPSITNFSSKMKLTINSNGKDISVNGTIRMKKNEVIQMSIVPFLGIEAGRVEFTPTKVLIIDRINKQYVEEPISELTTMANTDMDFYTLQALFTNALFVPGKKEINNDLLSEFTVNTSVDNKTMEIQKKSKGFLYSFSATPNTGQLLESSISTISAPYQLNWKYSDFQPFGPKSFPSRMDISFEGGKKPFSAEIDLSKLTENGDWEYPTTVSSKYKKMDFNDLLKVLLGL; encoded by the coding sequence ATGAGAAAAAGTGATTTGAAGTGCCGTTGTAAGAAAACGACAATACTAGGATTCAGTGTTATTTGTTTAGTATTGGCTTTATCTGCTTGTAAGTCCGCAAAGAGTTTAAGCAAGCCCGCAGCTGCAATCACAGAGAATCTGGATTATCTGGGAAGTGTAGCAAACAACACTCCTTCGATAACTAATTTTTCGTCGAAAATGAAATTAACCATTAACTCTAATGGCAAGGATATCTCTGTAAACGGAACAATCCGTATGAAGAAGAATGAAGTTATTCAAATGTCGATAGTTCCTTTCCTTGGCATTGAAGCCGGAAGAGTTGAGTTTACGCCTACTAAAGTATTGATTATCGACCGGATTAATAAGCAATACGTTGAAGAACCTATTTCTGAGCTTACAACAATGGCTAATACAGATATGGACTTCTATACTTTACAGGCTCTTTTCACCAACGCACTTTTTGTTCCGGGGAAAAAAGAGATAAATAATGATCTGTTGTCGGAGTTTACAGTCAATACCAGTGTTGATAACAAGACAATGGAAATACAGAAAAAATCAAAAGGTTTTTTATACAGTTTCTCTGCTACTCCAAATACAGGACAGTTGCTTGAAAGCTCAATATCTACCATTTCAGCTCCTTATCAGCTAAACTGGAAGTATTCAGACTTTCAGCCATTTGGGCCTAAAAGCTTTCCATCTCGCATGGATATCTCTTTTGAAGGCGGAAAGAAACCATTTTCTGCGGAAATAGACCTTTCCAAACTGACAGAAAATGGAGATTGGGAATACCCTACAACTGTCTCTTCAAAATATAAAAAGATGGATTTCAACGATTTATTAAAAGTATTATTAGGATTATGA
- a CDS encoding peptidoglycan DD-metalloendopeptidase family protein, which yields MKRLLFLLMSFLLITALPAQTNKKIKQLESKRSVLQKEISKKESLLKTTKKDVGSQLRSLNTLTGQIEDRKRYIQVIEGDVQSIDQEVISLSQQLRNLELDLLDKKRKYASSVQYLYKNKTVEEKLMFILSAKSLSETYRRLRYVREYATYQRIQGQEILKRQAQIGTKKNEVEQVKDAKVNLLSQGEQEKKRLEEQEQQKKTMVAGLQKKQKGLQSEIAKHRREANQLNAQIDRLINIEIEKARKRAEERARKEAAAAEARRKAEAAAEARRKAEAAEEARHRAAAESKSERTEKSSRVARAEKAEKVETIEPRKREKVAPAPVYSMDSSDRQLSDNFERNRGSLPSPITGSHLIVSHYGQYAVEGLRNVKLDNKGIDIQGQPGAQARSIFNGEVAVVFQVNGLMNVIIRHGSYISVYCNLSSASVSKGQKVSTRQTIGRVYSDPSDGNRTVLHFQLRKETSKLNPEAWISR from the coding sequence ATGAAGCGTCTCTTATTCTTATTGATGAGCTTTCTCCTCATAACGGCTCTTCCGGCTCAGACAAATAAAAAAATAAAGCAGCTTGAAAGCAAGAGAAGTGTGCTTCAGAAAGAAATATCAAAAAAAGAATCTCTTTTAAAGACTACAAAAAAGGATGTAGGTAGTCAGCTGAGGAGCTTAAATACACTTACCGGACAAATAGAGGACAGAAAAAGATACATACAGGTAATAGAGGGAGATGTACAGTCCATTGATCAGGAAGTAATATCACTTTCTCAACAGTTACGTAATCTGGAGCTCGATTTGCTCGATAAAAAGAGAAAATATGCATCCTCTGTTCAGTATCTCTACAAGAATAAAACTGTCGAAGAGAAATTAATGTTTATTCTTTCTGCTAAGTCTTTAAGTGAAACTTATCGTCGTCTTCGTTATGTAAGAGAGTATGCAACTTATCAGCGAATACAAGGGCAGGAGATTCTGAAAAGACAAGCCCAGATAGGTACAAAGAAGAACGAGGTTGAGCAGGTAAAGGATGCAAAAGTAAACCTTCTTTCTCAAGGCGAACAAGAGAAGAAAAGACTTGAAGAGCAGGAACAGCAAAAGAAAACGATGGTTGCCGGTTTGCAGAAAAAGCAAAAAGGATTGCAATCTGAGATTGCTAAACATAGAAGAGAAGCTAATCAGTTGAACGCGCAGATTGACCGTTTAATCAATATTGAAATAGAAAAGGCGCGCAAACGTGCGGAAGAGAGGGCTAGAAAAGAAGCTGCTGCAGCCGAAGCACGTCGTAAAGCTGAAGCTGCTGCCGAGGCACGTAGAAAGGCTGAAGCTGCAGAAGAGGCAAGACACAGGGCTGCTGCAGAAAGTAAATCGGAAAGAACGGAAAAAAGCAGCAGAGTTGCAAGAGCTGAAAAAGCAGAAAAAGTAGAGACGATTGAGCCCAGAAAAAGAGAAAAGGTCGCTCCGGCACCAGTTTATTCAATGGATAGCTCTGACAGACAGCTCTCGGATAACTTTGAACGCAACAGAGGATCTTTGCCTTCACCAATTACCGGTTCGCACCTTATTGTGAGTCATTACGGTCAGTATGCAGTAGAAGGACTGAGAAATGTGAAATTAGATAATAAGGGAATTGACATACAAGGACAACCCGGAGCACAGGCGCGTTCCATCTTTAATGGAGAAGTGGCGGTTGTATTCCAGGTTAACGGACTGATGAATGTTATCATTCGTCACGGAAGTTATATCTCCGTATATTGTAACCTATCCTCAGCTTCAGTAAGCAAAGGACAAAAGGTTAGCACAAGACAAACAATCGGTAGAGTTTACTCTGATCCATCGGATGGAAATCGTACAGTCTTGCATTTCCAACTACGTAAAGAAACATCAAAACTGAATCCGGAAGCATGGATTAGCAGATAA
- a CDS encoding oligosaccharide flippase family protein produces MKELIKNSATLLSANAISQGIAFAVLPVIARLYSPDELGVLALFLGIEGLLSVIANGKYESAIVLSKSKSMAANTFNLCFLINAVFSLLILVVLLLGSHPILSILHYESLEGVIYYLPFFVFIVAFAQASIFWFNYNKRFALTARYTLWQGLINNGLKVGSGFLRAGLTGLVWANLTSHFISILSCFTRKETWNQLFHFNKKEILAAASEHRKFPLYTLPHTFINLLAGNLPILLLSGYFGMAEIGFFNMGITLGFRPINLLSNSFDQIIFQRMAEKVNKQEPIWNSLYLSVRKLFIFALPAFIILFFLVPYIVKFFLGEQWDQSALYIQIMIPWFLFALFAASLSSVPSIFGKQRTSLIIEFILIILRIIALCIGIYLNSFVWAIILFSFVSTIVVVVQLIWFLLLVRNYEQSLKNI; encoded by the coding sequence ATGAAAGAACTTATAAAGAACAGCGCTACTCTGCTTTCTGCAAACGCAATCTCACAAGGGATTGCGTTTGCAGTTTTGCCGGTTATTGCTCGTCTTTATTCGCCCGATGAATTGGGCGTTTTGGCATTGTTTCTTGGGATTGAAGGCTTATTATCGGTCATCGCAAACGGAAAGTATGAATCGGCTATTGTTTTGTCGAAAAGCAAATCAATGGCTGCCAACACTTTTAATCTGTGTTTTTTGATAAATGCCGTTTTTTCATTACTTATTCTTGTTGTTTTATTATTGGGATCGCACCCTATTTTAAGTATACTCCATTATGAAAGTCTGGAAGGAGTAATCTACTATTTACCTTTCTTTGTTTTTATAGTGGCCTTCGCTCAGGCGTCTATTTTTTGGTTTAATTATAACAAACGATTTGCTTTAACAGCAAGATATACCTTGTGGCAGGGGCTTATTAATAATGGACTGAAAGTGGGCTCCGGTTTCCTGAGAGCCGGACTTACGGGACTGGTTTGGGCCAATTTAACGAGCCATTTCATCTCCATATTAAGTTGTTTTACCCGAAAAGAAACATGGAATCAACTCTTTCATTTTAATAAAAAAGAGATTCTTGCAGCAGCTTCAGAGCACCGCAAATTTCCTTTATATACATTGCCTCACACATTTATCAATTTGCTGGCCGGTAATTTGCCCATACTGCTCTTGTCCGGTTACTTTGGAATGGCAGAGATCGGCTTTTTTAATATGGGTATAACTTTGGGATTTCGCCCTATCAACCTGTTAAGTAATTCGTTTGATCAGATTATTTTTCAGAGAATGGCCGAAAAAGTAAATAAGCAGGAACCAATATGGAACAGTCTTTACCTGTCTGTCAGGAAGCTTTTTATATTTGCATTACCGGCTTTTATTATTCTTTTCTTTCTTGTTCCTTATATCGTAAAGTTCTTTCTGGGAGAACAATGGGATCAATCGGCATTATATATTCAAATAATGATTCCCTGGTTTTTATTTGCATTGTTTGCAGCTTCATTGTCATCTGTTCCATCTATTTTTGGAAAGCAGCGTACCTCTTTGATTATCGAATTCATATTGATAATATTGCGTATTATTGCTTTATGCATAGGCATATACTTGAATAGTTTTGTTTGGGCAATTATTTTGTTTAGTTTTGTTTCAACAATAGTCGTGGTGGTACAATTAATCTGGTTTTTGCTATTAGTTAGAAATTATGAACAGTCTCTTAAAAACATATAG
- a CDS encoding glycosyltransferase, protein MNSLLKTYRILQIPSWYLPEGGQFCKDQALFLKKKGVEVHILANVMLPWKKYKLKALTAPWKPFESIEDGILTYRYFYRRLPMQNKANLIGWCKRTIRLFDEYVKKYGKPDLIHVHSCTWGGYAASIIKEKYNIPYVITEHRGIFGMRSALAKSTFIPMYTPFLQKGFSNSSYIIPVSDQQIPKIKEFLTTDVPIKTISNILNTDYFHLFSREPKDTFTFVSVNGYYEVKGYDILLPAFDLVCEKVNNVFLRLIGENFEQKTFQEIFSRCKNKDKITFTGWLEQDGVLEELIKADSFVLSSRVEAQPISILEALSTGLPVVCTEVVPEAIVSDKEGIRVPVENVEALADGMLRMIAERNKFDEKAISERIASVAGPNAVTKSIIAIYEKVLQSRL, encoded by the coding sequence ATGAACAGTCTCTTAAAAACATATAGAATATTGCAAATACCGTCATGGTATCTTCCCGAAGGAGGACAATTTTGCAAAGATCAGGCTCTTTTCCTAAAAAAGAAGGGTGTTGAGGTTCATATTTTAGCTAATGTAATGTTGCCTTGGAAAAAGTACAAGCTAAAAGCCTTGACAGCTCCATGGAAGCCATTTGAATCTATAGAAGACGGCATTCTGACTTATCGTTATTTCTATCGACGTTTACCTATGCAGAATAAAGCAAATTTAATAGGTTGGTGCAAACGAACAATCAGATTATTCGATGAATACGTTAAAAAATACGGTAAGCCCGATCTGATTCATGTTCATAGTTGTACGTGGGGAGGTTATGCAGCTTCAATAATCAAAGAGAAATACAACATTCCTTATGTGATTACTGAGCACAGAGGAATTTTTGGTATGCGTTCTGCTTTAGCCAAAAGCACTTTCATACCAATGTATACTCCCTTCTTGCAGAAAGGATTTTCCAATTCCTCTTATATTATACCAGTTTCCGATCAACAGATTCCCAAGATTAAAGAGTTTCTTACAACCGATGTACCTATAAAAACAATTTCAAATATTCTCAATACAGACTACTTCCATTTGTTTTCTCGTGAGCCTAAAGATACATTTACCTTTGTATCTGTGAATGGATACTATGAAGTGAAAGGATATGATATTCTTCTCCCGGCTTTCGATTTAGTATGTGAGAAGGTTAACAATGTTTTTCTTCGATTAATAGGTGAGAACTTTGAGCAGAAAACATTTCAAGAGATTTTTTCCAGATGCAAGAATAAAGATAAGATTACTTTTACCGGATGGTTGGAACAGGATGGAGTATTGGAAGAACTTATAAAAGCCGATTCCTTTGTTTTGTCAAGTAGAGTGGAAGCACAGCCTATTTCAATATTGGAAGCTCTCAGTACAGGACTGCCAGTGGTTTGTACTGAAGTTGTGCCCGAAGCAATTGTATCTGATAAAGAAGGAATTCGTGTTCCGGTAGAGAATGTTGAAGCTTTGGCAGATGGAATGTTGAGAATGATTGCAGAACGTAATAAATTCGATGAAAAGGCAATTTCTGAACGTATAGCTTCTGTGGCTGGTCCTAATGCTGTGACAAAAAGCATTATAGCAATTTATGAAAAAGTACTTCAATCTCGTTTGTAA
- a CDS encoding GNAT family N-acetyltransferase, translating to MTAKEQYRDLCKEENSIPLFCQDWWMDAVCLDEWDVLLVEEKGQIVGALPYHLRKKLGFRCIVQPQLTQYNGIWIRKKQVTADYERISYEKRVFNKLIKQLEQLGLSFYQQCFHMSITNWLPFYWHGYKETTRYTYAINSIGNPEKVFSRFSPAKQRQVRKCEDKLHLSLDMRPDEFYSHHKQSLQERGEVISYSYELFQRIYKAAQNNNAGQIFAIKDDEGETHSCLFVVWDKASAYTLLYSISPKHASSGASTLVIWEAIKFLVNKTKSFDFEGGMIEGVENSYRQFATMQKSYFLIEKYFSRVFKLLFSIYKRD from the coding sequence ATGACTGCAAAAGAACAATACCGGGATCTATGCAAAGAGGAAAACAGTATTCCTCTCTTCTGCCAGGATTGGTGGATGGATGCTGTGTGCCTGGATGAATGGGATGTTCTTTTAGTCGAAGAAAAGGGGCAAATTGTTGGAGCATTGCCTTATCATCTAAGAAAGAAACTTGGTTTTCGCTGCATTGTTCAGCCACAGCTTACGCAATATAACGGCATCTGGATAAGAAAAAAGCAGGTTACCGCCGACTATGAACGTATATCCTACGAGAAAAGGGTTTTCAATAAGCTGATAAAACAGTTGGAGCAGCTTGGATTATCTTTTTATCAGCAATGCTTTCACATGAGCATTACCAATTGGCTACCGTTTTACTGGCATGGCTACAAAGAGACTACCCGATATACTTATGCGATTAACAGCATAGGTAATCCCGAAAAGGTTTTTAGCAGGTTTAGTCCGGCCAAACAAAGGCAAGTAAGGAAGTGTGAGGATAAACTACATCTTTCCTTGGATATGAGACCTGATGAGTTTTACAGCCATCATAAACAGTCATTGCAAGAGCGTGGCGAAGTGATTAGTTACTCTTACGAGCTGTTTCAACGGATTTACAAGGCTGCCCAAAACAATAACGCCGGACAGATATTTGCCATTAAAGACGATGAGGGCGAAACTCATTCATGTCTTTTTGTGGTTTGGGACAAAGCATCTGCTTATACGCTGCTGTATTCCATATCACCTAAACATGCATCTTCAGGGGCATCTACACTGGTAATATGGGAAGCTATAAAATTTCTGGTCAATAAAACAAAGAGTTTCGATTTTGAAGGGGGCATGATTGAAGGAGTTGAGAACTCTTACAGGCAGTTTGCAACGATGCAAAAGTCTTATTTCCTAATTGAGAAGTACTTTTCAAGGGTATTTAAGTTGCTTTTCTCTATTTACAAACGAGATTGA
- a CDS encoding M20 family metallo-hydrolase: MNTEYLLSEAVGLLKSLISIPSFSREEEAVADYLQNYIESIGIETRRKGNNIICVAPMFDLRKPTILLNSHIDTVKPVNGWRKDPFSPTEENGKLYGLGSNDAGASVVTLFQVYQELSKTEQSYNLIFLASCEEEVSGKEGIESVLSELPPITLGIVGEPTEMHPAIAEKGLMVLDVVSYGKAGHAARNEGVNAIYKALDDISWFKDFKFEKESPMLGPVKMSVTQINAGTQHNVIPDRCSFVVDIRSNELYSNEDLYNTIRKNVKSDVKARSFRLNSSRISEDHPIVKRAVKMGRNPFGSPTLSDQALMPFPSVKMGPGKSSRSHTADEYILISEIEEAIEIYLKLLDGLNI; this comes from the coding sequence ATGAATACAGAATATCTTTTATCTGAAGCGGTAGGCTTACTAAAGTCTCTAATTTCTATCCCTTCTTTCAGCAGGGAAGAAGAAGCTGTTGCCGATTATCTTCAAAACTACATAGAATCCATCGGAATTGAGACTAGAAGAAAAGGAAACAACATTATTTGTGTTGCTCCTATGTTCGACTTAAGAAAACCTACGATATTGCTTAATTCGCATATAGACACGGTTAAACCGGTTAATGGATGGCGAAAAGATCCCTTTTCACCGACTGAAGAAAACGGAAAACTATACGGTTTGGGTAGTAATGATGCAGGGGCAAGTGTGGTTACGCTTTTTCAGGTTTATCAGGAATTATCTAAAACGGAACAGAGTTATAACCTTATTTTCCTGGCTTCCTGCGAAGAAGAGGTTTCCGGAAAAGAAGGGATAGAAAGTGTGCTCTCTGAGCTTCCGCCTATTACTCTGGGAATTGTTGGGGAACCTACAGAAATGCACCCGGCCATCGCTGAAAAGGGACTAATGGTTCTTGATGTGGTGAGTTATGGAAAAGCCGGACATGCTGCTCGCAACGAAGGGGTAAATGCCATTTATAAGGCTCTTGATGATATCAGTTGGTTTAAGGATTTCAAATTTGAAAAGGAGTCGCCAATGCTTGGACCTGTTAAGATGAGTGTTACTCAGATTAATGCCGGAACTCAACACAATGTGATTCCGGACAGATGCTCATTTGTGGTGGATATTCGCAGTAACGAACTTTACTCCAACGAGGATTTATACAATACGATCAGGAAAAACGTGAAAAGCGACGTTAAAGCCCGCTCTTTTCGCCTCAATTCATCGCGCATATCGGAGGATCATCCTATCGTGAAACGTGCCGTTAAAATGGGAAGAAATCCGTTCGGATCTCCTACTCTTTCCGATCAGGCATTGATGCCTTTCCCTAGTGTGAAGATGGGGCCGGGAAAATCATCTCGTTCGCATACTGCAGATGAGTATATTCTTATCAGCGAAATTGAAGAAGCAATTGAAATATATCTTAAGTTACTCGACGGACTTAATATTTAA
- a CDS encoding T9SS type A sorting domain-containing protein, with the protein MKFISLLLLGFIFSAKMSSLSAQNVLNKEYNMFRGEDVITKQQVKYKYPGRAGANILWDFSKQEAVNEKYKLSYIQSETDSAVTGCEHNTLYHYSLRNDSLYSLGYENPTTLINNQKPELLLTFPFSYQKRIEGYFYGTGNYCRRLDLTSQGKTVTWGDAYGMIILPNGDTLQHVLRVRSLKKIAEKMIPFVQKDSIIQPVVNIDSINYHLNNDSVYMQVETYRWYADGYRYPVFETVESITFKNQTPFKHFNTAFFYSPDKHSYLNDDPDNMAKLDEIEKDGKKSKNSSGGSNSNSSGNNPNKELINYNVIVEKESNRISIEYDLTQQADVTISLYDMQGRLLVNYPKTNHPEGFYQEAIALDGFQLGEYLLRIVVNDKVYGEKIIKRKD; encoded by the coding sequence ATGAAATTTATATCACTTCTTTTATTAGGATTTATATTCTCAGCAAAGATGTCGTCATTGTCTGCTCAGAATGTATTAAACAAGGAATATAATATGTTCCGTGGTGAAGATGTAATAACCAAGCAACAGGTAAAGTATAAATACCCCGGTAGAGCAGGGGCAAATATTCTTTGGGATTTTAGTAAGCAAGAAGCAGTAAATGAAAAATATAAGTTATCTTATATTCAATCTGAAACAGATTCTGCTGTGACCGGTTGCGAGCACAATACTCTTTATCACTATTCACTAAGGAACGATTCACTCTATTCCTTAGGTTACGAAAACCCTACAACATTGATAAATAATCAGAAGCCGGAACTGCTTCTTACTTTTCCTTTCTCTTACCAGAAAAGAATAGAAGGCTATTTTTATGGCACAGGTAATTATTGTCGCCGTCTTGATCTTACCTCACAAGGGAAAACAGTAACATGGGGAGATGCTTATGGTATGATTATCCTTCCCAATGGAGATACATTGCAGCATGTATTGCGGGTACGCTCCCTGAAAAAGATAGCAGAAAAGATGATACCTTTCGTTCAGAAGGATTCAATTATTCAACCGGTTGTAAATATTGATAGTATTAATTATCATCTAAACAATGACAGCGTGTATATGCAGGTAGAGACTTACAGATGGTACGCCGACGGATATCGCTATCCTGTTTTTGAAACGGTTGAAAGCATAACATTTAAAAATCAGACACCTTTTAAACATTTCAATACGGCTTTCTTTTATTCGCCGGACAAACACAGTTACCTCAATGATGACCCTGACAATATGGCTAAACTGGATGAAATAGAGAAAGATGGTAAAAAAAGTAAGAACTCTTCTGGAGGAAGCAATAGCAATTCTTCTGGGAATAATCCCAATAAAGAATTAATCAATTACAATGTTATCGTAGAGAAAGAAAGTAATCGTATTTCTATTGAATATGATCTTACCCAACAAGCTGATGTAACAATATCCTTGTACGATATGCAAGGGAGGTTATTAGTGAATTATCCTAAAACGAATCATCCGGAAGGATTTTATCAGGAAGCTATAGCTTTGGATGGCTTTCAACTTGGTGAGTATTTACTTCGGATTGTTGTGAATGATAAAGTTTATGGAGAAAAAATTATAAAGCGGAAAGACTAA